In Archangium violaceum, the following are encoded in one genomic region:
- a CDS encoding MXAN_6577-like cysteine-rich protein, with protein sequence MTWKYPHPSPLPEGEGAYTVLCRVTLVMVLLLLAGCPDEGPLCVEAQTRCGEACVDLSSSSSHCGACGVVCSATEACVEGSCRCRSGATVCGGQCVVTASDPSHCGGCAGEGGTACAPDQVCEQGQCKAACTLESSVRCDRSCVDPGTDAFHCGTCGNVCPDVQSCRGGTCTYDLVAACFNTGQVVGLQAGPDVKGPAVAVGTSPQSVARMQDVLLVLDASMRLLQARLSDYGELPARNTTGLVPNQLLVRDPYVFVLNSTSNTLQVLRRDEEPSNGPGPRFADGITLTNVGSVNFGANTNPYGFTQSGSDVYVTLLGNLQTDPSAGGKVARVSMADPTAPAIMDVFTLPTGEALKPFPGRTTVPTPAGIAARQGRVYAALGNLDPRDFTVGGPGFLARIDPTTRAVELIELGEGCLNPFWVVSMGERLLVSCGGGTTYDRDFNLIDVRGTGLVLLGADDRVVASLALRCPEGTSCPLPSAGRFSVVGNRAYVGDNNAGRVFVIEVVGDSLVERRGFGPGAEPPILVCPRDNKPSLVGDVVAMP encoded by the coding sequence ATGACGTGGAAATACCCTCACCCCAGCCCTCTCCCAGAGGGAGAGGGGGCATACACGGTGTTGTGCCGGGTGACGTTGGTGATGGTGTTGTTGCTGCTGGCGGGGTGTCCCGACGAGGGCCCTCTGTGTGTCGAGGCGCAGACCCGCTGTGGTGAGGCCTGTGTCGACCTCTCCAGCTCCTCGTCTCACTGTGGGGCTTGTGGGGTTGTCTGCTCCGCCACGGAGGCCTGTGTCGAGGGCTCCTGCCGTTGTCGCTCGGGCGCCACGGTGTGCGGTGGCCAGTGTGTCGTCACCGCGTCGGACCCCTCCCATTGTGGTGGTTGCGCGGGCGAGGGCGGCACGGCGTGCGCTCCGGACCAGGTGTGCGAGCAGGGGCAGTGCAAGGCCGCCTGCACCCTGGAGTCCTCCGTCCGCTGCGATCGCTCGTGTGTGGACCCCGGCACGGATGCGTTCCACTGTGGCACCTGTGGCAACGTGTGCCCGGACGTCCAGAGCTGCCGCGGTGGGACGTGCACCTATGACCTCGTCGCCGCGTGCTTCAACACCGGACAGGTGGTGGGCCTCCAGGCGGGGCCGGACGTGAAGGGACCCGCGGTGGCGGTGGGCACCAGTCCCCAGTCCGTCGCGCGCATGCAGGACGTGCTGCTGGTGCTGGATGCCTCCATGCGGCTCCTCCAGGCCCGGCTCTCCGACTACGGCGAGCTGCCCGCCCGGAACACCACGGGGCTGGTGCCCAACCAGCTCCTCGTTCGCGACCCCTACGTCTTCGTCCTCAACTCCACCAGCAACACCCTGCAGGTGCTCCGGCGCGACGAGGAGCCCTCCAACGGCCCCGGCCCCCGCTTCGCCGATGGCATCACGCTCACCAACGTGGGCAGCGTGAACTTCGGCGCGAACACCAACCCGTACGGATTCACGCAGTCGGGCTCGGACGTGTACGTCACGCTGCTGGGCAATCTCCAGACGGACCCGTCCGCGGGCGGCAAGGTGGCCCGGGTCTCGATGGCGGATCCCACCGCGCCGGCCATCATGGACGTCTTCACGTTGCCTACGGGCGAGGCCCTGAAGCCCTTCCCGGGCCGTACCACCGTCCCCACGCCAGCCGGCATCGCCGCGCGTCAGGGCCGGGTGTACGCCGCCCTCGGCAACCTGGACCCGAGGGACTTCACCGTCGGAGGCCCCGGGTTCCTGGCCCGCATCGACCCCACCACCCGCGCGGTGGAGCTCATCGAGCTCGGCGAGGGCTGCCTCAACCCGTTCTGGGTTGTCTCCATGGGGGAGCGGCTGCTCGTGAGCTGCGGCGGTGGGACGACCTATGACCGCGACTTCAACCTCATCGACGTGAGGGGGACCGGCTTGGTGCTGCTCGGCGCGGACGACCGGGTGGTCGCCTCGCTCGCGCTGCGGTGCCCGGAGGGAACGTCGTGCCCGCTGCCCTCGGCTGGCCGCTTCTCCGTGGTGGGCAACCGCGCCTACGTCGGCGACAACAACGCGGGCCGTGTCTTCGTCATCGAGGTGGTGGGCGACTCGCTCGTGGAGCGGCGAGGATTCGGACCCGGTGCCGAGCCGCCCATTCTCGTCTGCCCGCGCGACAACAAGCCCTCCCTCGTCGGTGATGTCGTCGCGATGCCTTGA
- a CDS encoding histidine phosphatase family protein, giving the protein MIDWRLPKGVTRMVLVRHGQPVEEMRGRCYGRLDVGLSASGRLQAERAARFLAEAPLLRIYASPRQRALESAAPLAELKGMAVDTEEAFRELDFGLFEGLSYEEAEKRHPEVYAEWMAHPTQVRFPEGESYPEMRERVRSAGRALRTRHAGETFVLVSHGGVNRTLLAEALGMPDANLFRLEQGYGAVNIIDFYGEEPIVKLMNVTFG; this is encoded by the coding sequence GTGATTGACTGGCGACTTCCCAAGGGCGTGACGCGGATGGTGCTGGTGCGGCACGGGCAACCGGTGGAGGAGATGCGAGGCCGGTGCTACGGGCGGTTGGACGTGGGGCTGTCCGCCTCGGGCCGGCTGCAGGCCGAGCGGGCCGCGCGTTTCCTGGCCGAGGCACCCCTGTTGCGCATCTACGCGAGCCCGCGCCAGCGAGCGCTGGAGAGCGCGGCGCCGCTGGCGGAGCTCAAGGGGATGGCGGTGGATACGGAGGAGGCATTCCGGGAGCTCGACTTCGGTCTCTTCGAGGGGCTGAGCTACGAGGAGGCCGAGAAGCGCCATCCGGAGGTGTACGCGGAGTGGATGGCGCATCCGACGCAGGTGCGCTTCCCGGAGGGGGAGAGCTACCCGGAGATGCGCGAGCGGGTGAGGTCGGCGGGCCGGGCGCTGCGGACGCGGCATGCGGGAGAGACGTTCGTGCTGGTGTCGCACGGCGGGGTGAACCGCACGCTGCTGGCCGAGGCCCTGGGGATGCCGGACGCCAACCTGTTCCGGCTCGAGCAGGGCTACGGGGCGGTGAACATCATCGACTTCTACGGTGAGGAGCCCATCGTGAAGCTGATGAACGTGACGTTCGGCTAG
- a CDS encoding TonB-dependent receptor plug domain-containing protein, whose amino-acid sequence MRRSYLAGRWLCLALSTSGVALAQEAEEPLLVPAVEVEEAPVAPGSPEEASRRDPSGALTVIRVDEFGGAARDTAAMLSTAPGVTVQDVGGYGQSKSLVVRGASSNGTLVLLDGIPLNGAGGIADLSRVPAALAERFEVLRGGAGARYGSGGLGGAINVITRRPGATPRVAGELSYGSWDTATGWLSATGPLAGGEALLLVHGGTSSGRFPYSFDPSPTLPGDALIERQRTNNDARGAGGLLRLRRELGRGFLADLLGELSFDERGLAGTAQNPSEDARQSGGRGSANLRLAGTLPGGVRTNARAYFRRDRLALSGGPWGQRDAQVQLLGGMEVEGQVLLGGWHSLSALVGVGGESVSAAETNAASGGEPTWLRASVMAMDEMLLWDGLLTVAPSLRVERAGPYTLLSPKVGVTVALPAGLEVRANAGRSHRAPSFLELYVRQGTLLPNPDLRPESALYADAAVVHRSEVSFASVGGFASLYEDLISYEAYPPGAAKPYNFANARVVGLEAEGEWRPHPLLSGAFSYTLTVSSDLQRDGRFYLRELPYRPRHKLAARVLGGPRWLTGRVEVVAQSAHFLTRDGAMSLPGRTFVHAGLSSTFGSRTELTVSGEVRNLFDVHAEDFVGYPLPGRAVFLSVAGAFEPGVPSESSSASRTEAPP is encoded by the coding sequence ATGCGGCGGTCGTACCTCGCCGGGCGGTGGCTCTGCCTGGCGCTCAGCACGAGTGGAGTCGCGCTCGCCCAGGAGGCCGAGGAGCCCCTGCTCGTTCCCGCCGTGGAGGTGGAGGAGGCGCCCGTCGCCCCCGGTTCTCCCGAGGAGGCCTCGCGCAGGGACCCGAGCGGCGCCCTCACCGTCATCCGCGTGGACGAGTTCGGCGGCGCGGCCCGGGACACCGCGGCGATGCTGTCCACCGCCCCCGGCGTCACGGTGCAGGACGTGGGCGGGTACGGGCAGAGCAAGAGCCTCGTGGTGCGGGGCGCGTCCTCCAATGGGACGCTCGTGCTGCTCGACGGCATTCCCCTCAATGGCGCGGGTGGCATCGCGGACCTGTCGCGCGTGCCCGCCGCCCTGGCCGAGCGCTTCGAGGTGCTGCGGGGGGGTGCTGGAGCGCGCTACGGCTCGGGAGGGCTGGGCGGCGCCATCAACGTCATCACCCGCCGTCCCGGGGCGACTCCGCGCGTGGCGGGAGAGCTCTCCTACGGGAGCTGGGACACGGCCACGGGGTGGCTGTCCGCCACGGGGCCGCTCGCGGGCGGCGAGGCCTTGCTGCTCGTCCATGGAGGCACCTCCAGCGGGCGTTTTCCGTATTCCTTCGACCCGAGCCCCACGCTGCCCGGAGACGCGCTCATCGAGCGCCAGCGCACCAACAACGACGCACGGGGCGCCGGAGGCCTGCTGCGGTTGCGCAGGGAGCTCGGCCGGGGTTTCTTGGCGGACCTGCTGGGCGAGCTGTCCTTCGACGAGCGGGGCCTCGCCGGCACCGCGCAGAACCCGAGCGAGGACGCGCGGCAGTCCGGAGGGCGTGGCTCGGCCAACCTGCGGCTCGCGGGCACGCTGCCGGGCGGTGTGCGGACGAACGCGCGCGCGTACTTCCGGCGGGACCGGCTGGCGCTGTCCGGTGGTCCGTGGGGACAGCGGGACGCACAGGTGCAGTTGCTCGGTGGGATGGAGGTCGAGGGGCAGGTGCTGCTGGGCGGATGGCATTCGCTGTCCGCGCTGGTGGGCGTGGGCGGGGAGTCCGTGTCCGCCGCGGAGACCAACGCCGCCTCCGGTGGCGAGCCGACGTGGCTGCGCGCCAGCGTGATGGCGATGGATGAGATGCTGCTGTGGGATGGGCTGCTCACCGTCGCGCCATCGCTGCGCGTGGAGCGGGCGGGCCCGTACACGCTGCTGTCCCCGAAGGTGGGCGTCACCGTGGCGTTGCCCGCGGGCCTCGAGGTGCGCGCCAACGCGGGCCGCTCGCACCGCGCGCCCTCCTTCCTGGAGCTGTACGTGCGCCAGGGCACGCTGCTGCCCAACCCGGACCTGCGCCCCGAGAGCGCGCTGTACGCGGACGCGGCCGTGGTGCACCGCTCGGAGGTGTCCTTCGCCTCGGTGGGGGGCTTCGCCAGCCTCTATGAGGACCTCATCTCCTACGAGGCCTACCCTCCCGGCGCGGCGAAGCCGTACAACTTCGCCAACGCCCGCGTGGTGGGGCTCGAGGCCGAGGGCGAGTGGAGGCCCCATCCGCTCCTCTCCGGAGCCTTCAGCTATACGCTCACCGTCTCGAGCGACCTGCAGCGGGATGGGCGTTTCTACCTGCGCGAGCTGCCCTACCGGCCTCGACACAAGCTGGCCGCGCGAGTCCTGGGCGGCCCCCGGTGGCTCACGGGTCGGGTGGAGGTGGTGGCGCAGTCGGCCCATTTCCTCACCCGGGATGGCGCGATGTCCCTGCCCGGACGCACCTTCGTCCACGCGGGCCTGTCCAGTACCTTCGGCTCGCGCACGGAGCTCACGGTCTCCGGCGAGGTGCGGAATCTCTTCGACGTGCACGCCGAGGACTTCGTCGGGTATCCGCTCCCCGGCCGTGCTGTGTTCCTGTCGGTGGCGGGAGCCTTCGAGCCGGGTGTCCCCTCCGAGTCCTCTTCGGCTTCCAGGACGGAGGCTCCTCCATGA
- a CDS encoding ComEA family DNA-binding protein, whose translation MSGRGVARMVAVVLGLVLWMPGVSEASGTKLRIQYTGVVNLNEATVAQLDLLPGVGPKAAQRIIAWRQKRAFKRIEELVRVKGFGKKQFLKLKPYLTLEGPSSLKVEKVPVEEDEVRATGDATAKR comes from the coding sequence GTGAGCGGACGCGGGGTGGCGAGGATGGTGGCGGTGGTGCTGGGGCTGGTGCTGTGGATGCCCGGGGTCTCCGAGGCGTCGGGGACGAAGCTGCGCATCCAGTACACGGGCGTGGTGAACCTGAACGAGGCGACGGTGGCGCAGTTGGACCTGCTGCCGGGCGTGGGGCCGAAGGCCGCTCAGCGCATCATCGCCTGGCGGCAGAAGCGGGCCTTCAAGCGCATCGAGGAGCTGGTCCGGGTGAAGGGCTTCGGCAAGAAGCAATTCCTGAAGCTCAAGCCGTACCTGACGCTGGAGGGTCCTTCCTCGCTGAAGGTGGAGAAGGTGCCCGTGGAGGAGGACGAGGTGCGCGCCACCGGAGATGCGACGGCGAAGCGCTGA
- a CDS encoding ABC transporter substrate-binding protein has product MKTRLVPFVLLVALCLVSVAHAAPPHVGPRFLGPKPPEKVKRVVTLAPSLTETVLALGAGSTLVGVSRFDELKEVAGLPRVGGFIDPSVEAVVALKPDLLLVQPGPGNQRPVEKLAELGVPVLLLPLQTVADTLAALRAVGKALGREKEANALVQGIESTRTRVREAARTQKPRRVLFVYGFEPLVVAGPGSFADELLRDAGAVNVAADAGSAYPVYSLERALTARPDVVVDAADVDVGKDKLVRLPGLSQARWVEVPSMALLQPGPSLGRGLEELFSLLYPSMKPDAGTVR; this is encoded by the coding sequence ATGAAGACCCGCCTCGTCCCGTTCGTCCTGCTCGTCGCGCTGTGCCTCGTCTCCGTCGCGCACGCCGCCCCTCCCCATGTGGGCCCTCGCTTCCTGGGCCCCAAGCCTCCCGAGAAGGTGAAGCGTGTGGTGACGCTCGCCCCGTCACTCACGGAGACGGTGCTGGCCCTCGGGGCCGGGAGCACGCTCGTGGGCGTCTCGCGCTTCGACGAGCTCAAGGAAGTGGCCGGCCTTCCCCGCGTGGGCGGCTTCATCGACCCGTCCGTCGAGGCCGTGGTGGCCCTCAAACCGGACCTCCTGCTCGTGCAGCCCGGCCCTGGCAACCAGCGGCCCGTGGAGAAGCTGGCCGAGCTCGGTGTGCCCGTGCTCCTGCTGCCCCTGCAAACCGTGGCGGATACCCTGGCGGCCCTGCGCGCCGTGGGAAAGGCGCTCGGAAGGGAGAAGGAGGCGAATGCCCTCGTCCAGGGCATCGAGTCCACGCGCACCCGCGTGCGTGAGGCCGCCAGGACGCAGAAGCCGCGGCGCGTCCTGTTCGTCTATGGCTTCGAGCCGCTCGTGGTGGCTGGGCCCGGCTCCTTCGCGGACGAGCTGTTGCGTGACGCGGGGGCCGTCAACGTGGCGGCGGACGCGGGCTCGGCCTACCCCGTCTACTCGCTCGAACGGGCGCTGACTGCTCGGCCGGACGTGGTGGTGGATGCCGCGGACGTGGACGTGGGCAAGGACAAGCTCGTGAGGCTTCCGGGGCTCTCCCAAGCGCGATGGGTGGAGGTGCCCTCGATGGCGTTGCTACAGCCGGGGCCGTCGCTCGGAAGAGGACTGGAGGAGCTCTTCTCGCTGCTGTACCCCTCCATGAAGCCCGATGCGGGTACTGTGCGCTGA
- a CDS encoding FHA domain-containing protein yields MDLKFSALASQFLDDPQAVRRAVCWPVLVWEAPPMGVRPLFTRSTLSVPSLSARRPTVAEPLVLEVRKRSRGITSPHSPHDLGIHLGRTPDNDIIVEDPTVSRAHATFHEEKHTGVWCVTDSGSHNGTWHDGTLLIPGRATPLFERASLRFGDVMATFLHFAAFNQFILDWLARHARASRATTLTEGGLTRGG; encoded by the coding sequence GTGGATCTGAAGTTCTCCGCGCTCGCCTCTCAGTTTCTCGATGACCCTCAGGCCGTGAGGCGTGCGGTGTGCTGGCCGGTGCTGGTGTGGGAGGCTCCTCCCATGGGGGTGCGTCCCCTCTTCACCCGGAGCACCCTGTCGGTCCCGAGCCTGTCGGCGCGGCGGCCCACCGTCGCCGAGCCGCTCGTGCTCGAGGTGCGCAAGCGTTCACGGGGCATCACTTCTCCCCATTCGCCCCACGACCTGGGCATCCACCTGGGGCGTACGCCCGACAACGACATCATCGTGGAGGACCCCACGGTCTCGCGCGCCCACGCCACCTTCCACGAGGAGAAGCACACGGGGGTCTGGTGCGTCACCGACAGTGGGAGCCACAACGGCACCTGGCACGATGGCACCCTGCTCATCCCCGGCCGGGCCACGCCCCTGTTCGAGCGCGCCTCGCTGCGCTTCGGGGACGTGATGGCCACCTTCCTCCACTTCGCCGCCTTCAATCAGTTCATCCTCGACTGGTTGGCCCGCCACGCCCGAGCCTCCCGGGCCACCACCCTCACCGAGGGTGGCTTGACGCGCGGGGGTTGA
- a CDS encoding FecCD family ABC transporter permease has protein sequence MGTVDPHPRPSPRGRGRKSFTLARALGLGGAFLVLLLAVFLLAVRFGDQPISLSDAFGDPSSSSAVIFWSVRLPRALLAALVGAGLAASGVTLQGVLRNPLADPFVLGVSGGAALGATLALALGFATVGEVAMGLGAGFERLSAPALFAFVGAVAAMLFVLAASRGHGGRAPYAVLLTGIVFNAFASAVITLVKTLSDPNRLGEILYWLAGTLGYERTGTLLLSALLQAVAIGVMLALSGRLNLLTLGDEDAASLGVSVVWTRRWLLLAASASVADAVVLSGLIGFVGLIVPHLLRLAFGPDQRLLVPLSALGGAAFLLLADLLTRLAIPLFGSEPPVGVVTALLGGPLFLALLYRSGRLSAG, from the coding sequence ATGGGGACGGTAGACCCTCACCCCCGCCCCTCTCCCAGAGGGAGAGGGAGGAAGAGCTTCACCCTGGCACGAGCGCTCGGGCTCGGTGGGGCGTTCCTCGTCCTGTTGCTCGCGGTGTTCCTCCTGGCCGTGCGCTTCGGCGATCAGCCCATCTCCCTCTCCGACGCATTCGGCGATCCCAGCTCCTCCAGTGCCGTCATCTTCTGGTCGGTCCGCCTGCCGCGTGCGCTGCTGGCGGCCCTCGTGGGCGCGGGGCTCGCCGCCTCCGGTGTCACGTTGCAGGGCGTGTTGCGCAACCCGCTGGCGGACCCGTTCGTCCTCGGTGTGTCCGGTGGCGCGGCGCTCGGAGCCACCCTCGCCCTGGCCCTCGGGTTCGCCACCGTGGGGGAGGTGGCCATGGGCCTCGGAGCCGGGTTCGAGCGCCTCTCCGCGCCGGCCCTGTTCGCCTTCGTGGGGGCCGTGGCGGCCATGCTCTTCGTGCTCGCGGCCAGCCGGGGCCACGGTGGCCGCGCGCCCTATGCCGTGCTCCTCACCGGTATCGTCTTCAACGCCTTCGCCTCCGCCGTCATCACGCTCGTGAAGACGCTCTCCGATCCGAACCGGCTCGGGGAGATCCTCTACTGGCTCGCGGGGACGCTCGGTTACGAGCGCACGGGGACGCTCCTTCTGTCCGCGCTCCTCCAGGCCGTGGCCATCGGCGTGATGCTGGCGCTCTCGGGGCGGCTCAACCTGCTCACGCTGGGTGACGAGGACGCGGCCTCGCTCGGCGTGTCCGTGGTCTGGACGCGGCGGTGGTTGCTGCTCGCGGCGAGCGCCAGCGTGGCGGACGCCGTGGTGCTCTCGGGGCTCATCGGCTTCGTGGGGCTCATCGTGCCCCACCTGCTCCGGCTCGCCTTCGGGCCGGACCAGCGGTTGCTCGTGCCGCTCTCCGCGCTCGGCGGGGCGGCGTTCCTCCTGCTCGCCGACCTGCTGACGCGGCTGGCCATCCCGCTGTTCGGCTCCGAGCCCCCCGTGGGCGTGGTGACGGCGCTCCTCGGAGGGCCGCTGTTCCTGGCGCTGCTGTACCGGAGCGGGCGGCTGTCGGCGGGGTGA
- a CDS encoding porin — translation MSSNISKHSLGVFHILLTLWLGLGTAARAQGSEPSRTGNEPAATQGTAPAPAPAPAAPANSPPIITAEPGRGILVRSPDDRYSLGLRARIQLRETFLHVGNSDTNEINVKTLRLVVHGNVLVPELRYNIQLAFGGGDFETGSNSPIFDAFVDYTRFRDLNIRVGQFFVPFDRARTIREFALQLVDRQLVVRELSLDRDVGVMLSSNNLFGLRELLGYQFFIGGGDGRNRFAAYAPGPITVLRLTLRPFGTFDDDQEGDLTRAARPRLALGVAAAYNFRTSRAQSTYGTAFTAGTTNYTHLAADLVFKYRGFSLLAEGLWRRADVNVLERTETSGAVTREPTRSGYGYFVQGGMMVHPQVEVSARWEELFTRKGTDPQLVQLAQTQGKQLGGGVNLYLNGHALKLQGDYFYIFGSAGGDARHLARLQLDASF, via the coding sequence ATGTCCTCAAACATCTCGAAGCATTCCCTGGGTGTCTTCCACATCCTCCTCACGCTTTGGCTCGGGCTCGGCACCGCCGCCCGGGCCCAGGGCAGCGAGCCTTCACGAACCGGGAACGAGCCCGCCGCCACGCAGGGCACCGCTCCGGCGCCGGCGCCGGCCCCAGCGGCACCAGCCAACTCGCCGCCCATCATCACCGCGGAGCCCGGGCGTGGAATCCTGGTGCGGTCGCCCGACGACCGCTACTCCCTGGGCCTCCGGGCGCGAATCCAGCTCCGGGAGACGTTCCTCCACGTCGGCAACAGCGACACCAACGAGATCAACGTCAAGACGCTGCGCCTCGTGGTGCACGGAAACGTGCTGGTGCCGGAGCTGCGCTACAACATCCAGCTCGCCTTCGGCGGCGGTGACTTCGAGACGGGCAGCAACTCCCCCATCTTCGACGCCTTCGTGGACTACACCCGCTTCCGCGACCTGAACATCCGCGTCGGGCAGTTCTTCGTGCCTTTCGATCGCGCCCGCACCATCCGCGAGTTCGCGCTGCAGCTAGTGGACCGGCAGTTGGTGGTGCGCGAGCTGAGCCTCGACCGGGACGTGGGCGTGATGCTCTCGTCCAACAACCTCTTTGGATTGCGCGAGCTGCTCGGCTACCAGTTCTTCATCGGCGGGGGCGACGGGCGCAACCGCTTCGCGGCGTACGCCCCCGGACCCATCACCGTCCTGCGGCTCACGCTGCGGCCCTTCGGCACCTTCGATGACGATCAGGAGGGAGACCTGACCCGTGCGGCGAGGCCCCGGCTGGCCCTGGGTGTCGCGGCCGCCTACAACTTCCGCACCTCGCGCGCCCAGAGCACCTACGGAACGGCCTTCACCGCCGGCACCACCAACTACACCCACCTCGCCGCGGATCTGGTGTTCAAGTACCGGGGCTTCTCGCTGCTCGCCGAGGGCCTGTGGCGAAGGGCAGATGTGAATGTGCTCGAGCGGACCGAGACGAGCGGCGCCGTCACCCGCGAGCCGACCCGCTCCGGCTACGGCTACTTCGTGCAGGGCGGCATGATGGTGCATCCCCAGGTGGAGGTGAGCGCGCGCTGGGAGGAGCTCTTCACCCGGAAGGGAACCGACCCGCAGCTGGTGCAGCTCGCGCAGACGCAGGGCAAGCAGCTCGGGGGTGGCGTCAACCTCTACCTGAACGGCCACGCCCTCAAGCTGCAAGGCGACTACTTCTACATCTTCGGCTCCGCGGGCGGCGATGCGCGGCACCTCGCCCGCCTCCAGCTCGACGCGAGCTTCTAG
- a CDS encoding serine/threonine-protein kinase, giving the protein MEAAPPRVSHSSRLLQEYLNQDVVPREMAIARFLRGMMVLGCVASLLLIGVIGPGLSLTLAGLTGGLGIYYSVMLRALRQGGFHPAMQWVDSAVTVSIPAVACAIDAYFHDAVYALTTPPALAWGALIVVCALRAGKKLAYGAAALAAVEYMALYLFVLQPRLPPDALNTLSFPMVLLRCVFLFAYGPLTATLAGLIVSKAEDALRAIREKDVMGKYFLHERLGAGGMAEVFRATYSPEGGFEKQVAVKRILPAYADNEEFLAMFRREAALGSLLIHPNIVQVLDLGRHQGTVFLAMEYVDGMPLNSLLRRLPARRLPASAVAYIGAEVASALAHMHGRTGPKGEPLGLVHRDLNPPNILLSRIGEVKVSDFGIARAANQMALTQAQTVRGKAGYMAPEQAYGKPLDGRADLFALGLTLHEALTGQRALQGDSEAELMIAATQQELLPPSSFVAGISPALDAIIMGLLQHDREQRTPSGEVLQQQLMALTGSEAPYPQGRQQLINALRLVITQVSVPVQPLQLTPDMALTESVEAATRARAAGG; this is encoded by the coding sequence ATGGAAGCCGCTCCTCCCCGAGTGTCGCACTCCTCCCGGCTGCTGCAGGAGTACCTGAACCAGGACGTCGTCCCGCGTGAGATGGCCATTGCCCGTTTCCTGCGCGGGATGATGGTGCTCGGTTGCGTGGCCTCGTTGCTGCTCATCGGAGTGATCGGCCCGGGCCTGTCGTTGACCCTCGCGGGGCTGACGGGCGGGCTGGGCATCTACTACTCCGTGATGCTGCGCGCGTTGCGGCAGGGCGGGTTCCACCCGGCGATGCAGTGGGTGGACAGTGCCGTCACCGTCTCCATTCCGGCGGTGGCGTGCGCCATCGACGCCTACTTCCACGATGCCGTGTACGCGCTCACCACGCCGCCGGCGTTGGCCTGGGGTGCGCTCATCGTGGTGTGCGCGCTCCGGGCGGGAAAGAAGCTGGCGTACGGGGCGGCGGCACTCGCGGCGGTGGAGTACATGGCGCTGTACCTCTTCGTGCTCCAGCCCCGGCTGCCGCCCGATGCCCTCAACACGCTGTCGTTCCCGATGGTGCTGCTGCGCTGCGTGTTCCTCTTCGCCTACGGGCCGCTGACGGCGACGCTGGCCGGCCTCATCGTGAGCAAGGCCGAGGACGCGCTGCGCGCCATCCGTGAGAAGGACGTGATGGGCAAGTACTTCCTCCACGAGCGGCTGGGCGCGGGCGGCATGGCCGAGGTGTTCCGCGCCACCTACAGCCCGGAGGGCGGCTTCGAGAAGCAGGTGGCCGTCAAGCGCATCCTGCCGGCCTACGCGGACAACGAGGAGTTCCTCGCCATGTTCCGGCGCGAGGCCGCGCTGGGCTCGCTGCTCATCCACCCCAACATCGTGCAGGTGCTCGACCTGGGGCGGCACCAGGGCACGGTCTTCCTGGCCATGGAGTACGTGGACGGCATGCCGCTGAACTCGTTGCTGCGGCGCCTTCCCGCCCGCCGGCTGCCTGCGTCGGCGGTGGCCTATATCGGCGCGGAGGTCGCCTCCGCGCTGGCGCACATGCACGGCCGGACGGGCCCCAAGGGCGAGCCGCTGGGGCTGGTGCATCGCGACCTCAACCCTCCCAACATCCTGCTGTCGCGGATTGGCGAGGTGAAGGTGTCGGACTTCGGCATCGCGCGCGCGGCGAACCAGATGGCCCTCACCCAGGCGCAGACGGTGCGCGGCAAGGCGGGCTACATGGCGCCGGAGCAGGCCTACGGCAAGCCCCTGGATGGCCGGGCGGACCTCTTCGCGCTGGGCCTCACCCTGCACGAGGCCCTCACCGGGCAGCGCGCCCTGCAGGGCGACAGCGAGGCGGAGCTGATGATCGCCGCCACCCAGCAGGAGCTGCTTCCGCCTTCCTCCTTCGTGGCCGGCATCTCGCCCGCGCTGGATGCCATCATCATGGGCCTGCTCCAGCATGATCGGGAGCAGCGCACGCCCTCGGGCGAGGTGCTGCAACAGCAGCTCATGGCGCTCACCGGCTCCGAGGCGCCCTACCCCCAGGGGAGGCAGCAGCTCATCAATGCCTTGCGCCTGGTCATCACCCAGGTCTCGGTGCCCGTCCAGCCCCTCCAGCTCACGCCCGACATGGCCCTCACGGAGAGCGTCGAGGCGGCGACGCGGGCCCGCGCCGCGGGCGGGTGA